From the genome of Chloroflexota bacterium, one region includes:
- a CDS encoding MFS transporter, with protein sequence MRDMTLQAVAASGADGLASGGFLTAFALILGASTVHIGIMTAIPFIVQPVQLLAVIAVERMRVRKPIAVGAYFAAYATWVPIALIPFAIETPNPGAVTLLLLFIAVRGLANAFVTTSWSGWIRDLVPEGAMGSFFATRLRAATVAAAVTGLAAAFYIDWWKGAVPESEVIRGYSYAILLGSIALGMGAVGFMARMPEPRMLLPEGGRPPMVQTLAAPLRDGNFRRLINFLFAWSFVTQLAVPFFAVYMLTVLELSLSLVVGLAVLSQLTNVLFIRVWGVFDDRYGGKVILSICSSLYLLVILGWTFTTMPDQHALTLPLLVLLHALLGIAGAGISISSTTIRMKMAPQAQATSFLTGASLAANLGAGIGPLLGGAFVEFFSSRHFEIGIEWVDPARTVTFPAVFLTGYDFLFAVAFLLGLFTLGLLGRVQEEGEVDRRQVMGELAAQTRENLRVLNAVPGMGLVAKFPVGGQRFLPPIPGLDVAAGVTAYQFSSSVGAAVTAATKGGSAARQVQASVDQLVTRALQETEGATRLTTALAFGGARGAVEAARGAGEGAGQLIHDSMTGVLRAVGEAATDPVEALRGSIYGAIQGASEAGASLTDAATEAIRAARDAAPDLGLSDEQAVTTAARAAMDAAGGLTSEARAQVNQAALSAMMREEREPPRPPS encoded by the coding sequence ATGCGCGATATGACGTTGCAGGCGGTCGCCGCCTCCGGGGCCGATGGTTTGGCCTCCGGCGGTTTCCTGACCGCCTTTGCCCTCATCCTCGGCGCCTCCACCGTCCACATCGGAATCATGACGGCAATCCCCTTCATCGTGCAGCCGGTCCAACTATTGGCGGTCATCGCCGTCGAGCGCATGCGCGTGCGCAAGCCAATCGCGGTTGGCGCCTATTTCGCCGCCTACGCCACCTGGGTACCCATCGCCTTGATTCCCTTCGCCATCGAGACGCCAAACCCGGGCGCGGTGACGCTGCTCTTGCTCTTCATCGCCGTTCGCGGCCTGGCCAACGCGTTCGTCACCACGAGTTGGAGCGGATGGATTCGCGATCTCGTCCCCGAGGGCGCCATGGGGAGCTTCTTTGCGACCCGTCTGCGTGCGGCCACGGTCGCCGCGGCGGTCACCGGACTCGCAGCGGCCTTCTACATCGACTGGTGGAAGGGCGCCGTGCCCGAATCCGAGGTGATTCGCGGCTATTCCTACGCCATCTTGCTCGGCAGCATCGCCCTCGGCATGGGCGCCGTCGGATTCATGGCGCGCATGCCCGAACCGCGCATGCTGCTGCCGGAGGGCGGCCGACCCCCGATGGTTCAGACGCTGGCGGCGCCGCTGCGGGACGGGAACTTCAGGCGCCTTATCAACTTTCTCTTCGCCTGGAGCTTCGTGACCCAACTCGCGGTGCCGTTCTTCGCCGTGTACATGCTCACGGTCCTCGAGCTGTCACTGTCGCTGGTCGTCGGCCTTGCCGTGCTCAGTCAGCTCACCAATGTGTTGTTCATTCGCGTGTGGGGCGTCTTCGACGATCGGTATGGCGGCAAGGTCATCCTCTCGATCTGCTCGTCCCTCTACCTGCTCGTCATCTTGGGATGGACCTTCACAACAATGCCGGATCAGCATGCGCTGACCCTGCCGCTGCTGGTTCTGCTCCATGCGCTGCTTGGCATCGCCGGAGCTGGAATCAGCATCTCCTCCACCACTATCCGCATGAAAATGGCGCCCCAGGCGCAGGCCACGTCGTTTCTCACGGGCGCCTCCCTCGCGGCAAACTTGGGCGCCGGCATCGGCCCGCTGCTCGGAGGCGCGTTCGTCGAGTTCTTCAGCTCGCGGCACTTCGAAATCGGCATCGAATGGGTGGATCCGGCTCGGACCGTCACCTTTCCGGCCGTTTTCCTGACCGGATACGACTTCCTGTTCGCCGTGGCGTTCCTGCTCGGCCTGTTCACGCTCGGGCTGCTTGGCAGAGTCCAGGAGGAAGGCGAGGTCGATCGGCGGCAGGTCATGGGCGAATTGGCCGCCCAGACCCGGGAGAACCTCCGTGTCCTCAACGCGGTGCCGGGCATGGGCCTCGTGGCCAAATTCCCCGTGGGGGGCCAGCGGTTCCTGCCGCCGATTCCAGGCCTGGACGTCGCCGCCGGCGTCACGGCCTATCAGTTTTCGTCCTCGGTTGGGGCAGCCGTGACCGCGGCCACGAAGGGCGGCTCGGCCGCGCGCCAGGTCCAGGCCAGCGTGGATCAACTGGTGACCCGCGCGCTTCAAGAAACCGAAGGCGCCACTCGGCTCACCACGGCCTTGGCCTTCGGCGGCGCACGGGGCGCCGTCGAGGCGGCGCGCGGAGCCGGGGAGGGCGCCGGACAGCTGATTCACGACTCGATGACCGGCGTGCTGCGCGCGGTGGGCGAGGCGGCAACCGATCCCGTGGAGGCGCTGCGCGGGTCGATCTACGGCGCGATCCAGGGCGCCAGCGAGGCGGGCGCGTCGCTGACCGACGCGGCAACCGAGGCCATCCGTGCGGCGCGTGACGCCGCGCCCGACCTGGGCCTGTCCGACGAGCAGGCCGTCACGACCGCGGCTCGCGCCGCCATGGATGCCGCCGGCGGCTTGACCAGCGAGGCGCGGGCGCAGGTCAACCAGGCTGCCCTCAGCGCCATGATGCGCGAGGAGCGCGAGCCGCCGCGTCCGCCCTCGTAG
- a CDS encoding heavy metal translocating P-type ATPase yields the protein MTTAAPARETTEVTLRIDGMSCASCVGRVEEALSDIEGVVAATVNLATETAAAEFDPARTGAAALVAAVEAAGYDVPTTEMHPRIDGMSCASCVSRVEDALREAPGVLEAAVNLATERAQVRAIRGTATLADLAAAVEAAGYALVASPAEGAAKREVGAWDAARRREQRVLGWQAAAAVSLGLLVLWAGATYIPGLWRPEVFANSFVQLALATPVQFVLGWRFYRGTWTALRRGGADMNTLIAVGTSAAYGSSLVLTIWPSLLANGAAMHHFDTAMIIIGLVLLGRWIEARAKGQASSAIKRLMNLRPATALVERDGERVETSLDRVQVGDIVHVSPGAKIPVDGEVVDGASAVDESMITGESVPVEKGAGDQVVGATVNTTGRLRIRTTAVDRESVLAQIVRLVEQAQTTKAPLQRLADRVAGRFVPAVIVIALAALAVWAAVGPDPRAAHALVSFVAVLVVACPCALGLATPLAIMVGTGRGAEHGVLIRSGEALEAAGKIDTVLLDKTGTLTHGEPELVEVLPHDGVAPAELLRLAAGAEADSEHPLGRAIVRGARARGVEIPRADAFHTVTGSGVQAIVEERPVIVGTSELLAQAGVRLGSDESEATALAAQGHTPLYAAIDGRFAGMLAVADTVRPEAAETVAALRRMDLRVVMLTGDRPETAEAVARAVGIDEVRARVRPDEKAAVVRELQAQGARVVMAGDGINDAPALAQADLGIAMGAGADIAMAAGEVTLVRSDLRGVLAAVRLSRRTVRTIKENLALAFGYNILVIPLAAGAFFPVLGVQLDPMLAALAMALESLSVVGNSLRLRRFSAATG from the coding sequence GTGACCACCGCCGCGCCGGCGCGCGAAACGACCGAGGTGACGCTCCGGATTGATGGGATGTCCTGCGCCTCGTGCGTGGGACGCGTCGAGGAGGCGTTGTCCGACATCGAGGGGGTGGTGGCGGCGACGGTGAACCTCGCCACCGAAACGGCTGCGGCGGAGTTCGATCCGGCCCGCACGGGCGCCGCGGCGCTCGTGGCGGCGGTTGAGGCGGCGGGCTACGACGTGCCGACCACTGAGATGCACCCGAGGATCGACGGTATGAGCTGCGCCTCGTGCGTCTCGCGCGTGGAAGACGCGCTGCGTGAGGCGCCGGGCGTGCTCGAGGCGGCGGTCAACCTGGCCACGGAGCGGGCGCAGGTGCGCGCGATTCGGGGCACGGCGACACTCGCCGACCTGGCCGCTGCGGTGGAGGCGGCGGGGTATGCGCTTGTGGCATCGCCGGCGGAGGGCGCCGCCAAGCGCGAGGTCGGCGCATGGGACGCCGCCCGGCGACGCGAGCAGCGGGTGCTGGGCTGGCAGGCCGCCGCGGCCGTGAGCCTGGGTCTGCTGGTGCTTTGGGCGGGCGCGACCTATATCCCCGGTCTCTGGCGGCCCGAGGTATTTGCGAATTCGTTCGTGCAGTTGGCGCTGGCGACGCCGGTGCAGTTCGTGCTCGGCTGGCGCTTCTATCGGGGGACATGGACGGCGTTGCGCCGCGGCGGCGCCGACATGAACACCTTGATCGCCGTGGGCACCAGCGCGGCCTATGGGTCCAGCCTGGTGCTCACGATTTGGCCCTCGCTGCTGGCGAACGGCGCCGCCATGCATCACTTCGACACGGCCATGATCATCATCGGCCTGGTGCTGCTCGGACGTTGGATCGAGGCGCGGGCCAAGGGTCAGGCGTCGAGCGCGATCAAGCGCCTCATGAACTTGCGGCCGGCAACAGCGCTGGTCGAGCGCGACGGTGAGCGGGTCGAGACTTCGCTGGACCGCGTGCAGGTCGGAGACATCGTCCACGTGTCGCCGGGCGCCAAGATCCCGGTCGACGGCGAGGTCGTGGACGGCGCATCGGCGGTCGACGAATCGATGATCACGGGCGAGAGCGTGCCGGTGGAGAAGGGCGCCGGCGACCAGGTGGTCGGGGCGACGGTCAACACCACGGGACGCCTGCGCATCCGCACCACGGCGGTGGACCGCGAGTCCGTGTTGGCGCAGATCGTTCGCCTGGTGGAGCAAGCCCAGACCACCAAGGCGCCGCTGCAGCGGCTGGCGGATCGCGTGGCCGGGCGGTTCGTGCCCGCCGTGATTGTGATTGCGCTGGCTGCATTGGCCGTCTGGGCGGCGGTTGGGCCCGACCCCAGGGCGGCTCACGCGCTGGTGAGCTTCGTGGCCGTGCTGGTGGTCGCCTGTCCCTGCGCGCTCGGCCTGGCCACGCCCCTGGCCATCATGGTGGGGACCGGCCGAGGCGCCGAGCACGGGGTGCTGATCCGCAGCGGCGAGGCGCTCGAAGCGGCCGGCAAGATCGACACGGTGCTGCTGGACAAGACCGGCACGCTGACCCACGGCGAGCCCGAGCTGGTGGAAGTGCTCCCGCACGACGGCGTCGCGCCGGCCGAGCTGCTCCGGCTGGCGGCGGGCGCCGAGGCCGACTCGGAGCATCCCCTCGGTCGCGCCATCGTGCGCGGCGCCAGGGCTCGGGGCGTCGAGATTCCGCGAGCGGACGCCTTTCACACGGTCACCGGCAGCGGCGTGCAGGCCATCGTGGAGGAACGTCCGGTGATCGTCGGCACGTCGGAGTTGCTGGCGCAGGCCGGCGTGCGGCTTGGCTCCGACGAATCCGAAGCCACGGCGCTGGCGGCGCAGGGTCACACGCCGCTCTACGCCGCGATCGATGGCCGGTTTGCCGGGATGCTGGCGGTGGCCGACACGGTGCGGCCCGAGGCGGCCGAGACGGTGGCCGCGCTGCGGCGCATGGATCTGCGCGTGGTGATGCTCACCGGGGACCGACCGGAGACGGCGGAGGCGGTGGCGCGCGCGGTTGGGATCGACGAGGTCCGCGCGCGCGTGCGGCCCGACGAAAAGGCGGCCGTCGTGCGCGAGCTGCAAGCTCAGGGCGCGCGCGTGGTGATGGCGGGCGACGGCATCAACGACGCCCCGGCGCTGGCCCAGGCCGATCTGGGCATCGCCATGGGCGCCGGCGCCGACATCGCCATGGCGGCGGGCGAGGTCACCCTGGTGCGCAGCGACCTGCGGGGCGTGCTCGCGGCCGTTCGGCTGAGCCGTCGCACGGTGCGCACCATCAAGGAGAACCTGGCGCTGGCGTTTGGCTACAACATCCTGGTCATTCCGCTAGCCGCCGGCGCGTTCTTCCCCGTGTTGGGCGTGCAGCTCGATCCGATGCTGGCCGCGTTGGCGATGGCGCTGGAGTCGCTGTCGGTGGTGGGGAACTCGCTGCGCCTGCGGCGGTTCAGCGCCGCTACCGGCTGA